The Erigeron canadensis isolate Cc75 chromosome 1, C_canadensis_v1, whole genome shotgun sequence genome segment GCTCTATTTCTATCtgtcttttttcttctttctattCATTTTTTATTCTTGTGTGTACTTATCTCTTATTAATTCAAGAAAAACCTACAAAGGgatatcataataatattaacagTCAAGAAATCCTAATAAGCAAAAGTTGAAATTTGAGGTGTATGTACGTATGTGTATGTGCCGGAAATAAAAGgaaagaagaaaccaaatttgttGTTGCATGTTCTAATCTAATGGAATCTCTCATAGATTCAGGGTATTTTACCCAATTCTATCTAACTTGAATTTTGATTTTAGAGTTCTTGAGGTTAACTAAATTCGGGGGTctcattaaaatgatttatttattttaattcaagttagggtttttgaaaTTTAATCAAATTAGGGGTTTCTAGTTGGGTTGCATGAAAGTTTTCGTGGGTGCTAGTGAGAACCGTACCTGATTTTGTAATGTGTAGAACTCGCCGTGACACATAAATCACTAGTTGAAcactaaagataaaatgtagGTTTCTGTGTCTAATTTAATTTGCCACTGAAAGCATGTAAAAATATTGCGTAAAACTCGAGATATACATGTTTGAAGGCAACATGGTTAAATCTGATTTTTAGCTGAAACATTAGCCATGTTCATGGaattttaatatcaatttttgGAGATTCAGGACttgatactttatatatatatatatatatatatatctcaaatgtCTAGAAGTTTAAATAAATTCATGGGATTTTTTAAAGCTTGTTTGGGCCATGAACATGTATAAAACTTTCTGTTGCGCAAACAGTTGGAAATTTAAGCAGTTGTGTTCAAAAATTCATGAAGAAACTAGACACCCCAAATTTACAGTGTTGAGAATGTCATAACTCAAATTATTGATCTTGAACATGATATAAGTCACGAGAAACACGAGAAATATGACATTAGATACATATTGTTGTTGAGCTGAAAAAACTAACTGTGATAATAAGAATGTTGGTGACTTTTATAGTTAAATATGGAAATGATTTTCTTTTGGCAAATTATGATATCACTATATTGTTGGGTTTGCGGTTATGGAAATGAAAGTTTTGTATTATAAGGCAATTCAATAAGGAAATGTGAGTTTGGGTTGAGAGTTGGAATGCTTGTGATAATAGTGATTATAGCTTGATTGGCTTTCTTTATCATATGAATGTGATTGATAACCTTTAAATGTGttttgtgattaaaaaaaaaggtaattgaatGAGAATCctctgatcccatgtaccatttggtacccactaatccctAGACAGGCTAGTGTTCAGGTGAATCTTAACTACTTAATAATCCCCCTGGAAAGTGGCGGCTTGTGGTCACTCGGCTATTACCTAGTGGTATTGCTAGTTTGAAAGCGATAATATTGTTTATGTAGTCTCTTAGATTTGGTTTTTGCAGAGAAGATGGGTATTCTTGCATAAGATAATATGTGTTGGGCCGATTAACATATGATGGTCGATTCCGTGTATGGTCATCAATTCAGCGTAGAGGCCTAAGTAGTGACCAAAGCCTAAGAAGTGGCTATTATTGTAGTTCCACGCAATTTTGGCATGTGAGTTTATAGCTTAGTGTATAGGGAtgcatgtatgttttgttagcgcaaaggtGAGCATGCAAGAGATGGTATGCGGGTACCATAGGCTACATATGACAGTCCTTTGTGCTTTTGCCCTCCTTCGCGTGTATAAGCAATCCAAAATTATTTACACACCTGTGACATAcccttttgtttgttttatttttaattggtGTTTCCGGAAATAGGAACTAAGTGAAGTCATTGAAATGTTAAAGTTGAAATATGAAATGGAAGCATTAACAAATAGCAAAAATGTAGTATTGACGTTAGAACCCATATCCTGTCTTTGAACATTTGGCTCTTGATATGTTTTAGGGTCATTTTGTATGACTATGAAATGTCATTTAGTTGAATCATGGAGTTTGAAATAATATGAATTGTGTACTTTCATGGTggtcaaaatgcattttttttatttcggtAAATGACTTGTTTAGTTGTTTGAATGTAAAATTGAATTGCTTGATGGAATAAAAGTCTCCCTATGTTgaattatgtgtttttattcattttagtGTTTTGGTTCAAGTGTTTGAGGTTAAATGATTGTGAAATGGTGAGTGCGTGTGCGGTAAGAGCACGGATGCAAAATGGCCGACCGTGCTAGCGTCCGCGGTATTTGCCTTATAATCTTCATTTGTTTGGGAGCACGGAAGAAGAGCACGGTGGACCGTGCTCAGCGTCTATAGTCCCTTGTTTTTTAACAAAAGTTTTTCGAGTTTCACCCAATGTTTTCAAGGTCTGAAACTTGTaagatatgtttattataacatattaaggtATACCAATTTGATAGGCTGAATTTGatcattttgagtttttttcacAATTAGGTAGTTATTCTAAGTGTTGGAATgattaaacaaaatcaattgctttaaagaaaaacttaaataaatggTCAAGTGGAGTTAGATTCTTATACATATGATATGAAATAGTGAATGATGTGAAGTTTGTTAGATGATATCCAAATGAAATAGATGgtgtataataaaaaatgagtACTGTATGAATCATCATCCTCAAATCAGTTACTTAAAGAAAGGAATTTATTTAGCCCTAATTAATAAAAAGGATTAGAGTATAAATAATCAATCTAAAATGAGAGAGCCGTTAATTTCATCCGCTAGTCCAAAAGGTCGCTTAAGACGTCACTATTAATTTTTCTCATATACATCCTAAAACTCATCCGCGACTCAAGAACTCTACTACGTTAATCGGTATGGTTTTTCCGAATGCACATAAGAACAAGGGGAAGAATCGACGAGGAATCTAGACTAGAGAGGAATATAGAACGTCAAATcgtgaaagaaaaataaaaagcgTGAGGAGAAGATGTTTTTGTATGACATTTTTCATCTTTAGATGGGTTTTAGAATACAACTCAAAAGGCGAAGTGCAATTTTTAATGACGTGTCAAACAATGTTTGAATTTCATGGACATTTCAGGAATGAAACTAACGatatttctgttttttttttattattttttatttatttatttattttatttttataatgctATCCTTTAAATAAACAAGCAAAATCTATATCTGTTCtcttcttcaaaaagtttacgTAAAAGAAATAACCTTTTAGCgaatatttcttgtttaatacTGTATATTATTTCCAAGAATGAAGCCATAAGCAACACCTATTGTGACCCTGAATCTTTGAGTCACAACTACACCTAGTCCAGAGTTAATACCATAGACGACAAAGAGCAAGTTAGGCTTTCCTCAAGGACACGACTAAAAAGTTCgttctttcatttttattttttttttgaaaaaaattttggATTGCAAAAGATGGGCTAGACATTATATTAGACAGAAAATAGCCCAGTTACAGTAGTAACCACTATTCCACTAACCATGCAGCAATACACTTGCATACAATCcattaaaaacctaaaaaaaccCTGCAGGATTCCTACAACTCACCCCTAAACATGTTCCCTTTTCAAAAGCATAGATTTGGAAGGGTAAAACCATTATTATTACTTAATAGTAATGTAGCGATTTGTACCATGTTTCGCCCAGTAGTTTCTTAGGTCGACCGGTGCTGACAGATCATAGCCCTGTGAAGCAAGTCGACTAAGCAACCTGGTGAAAACTGATCCACTCATTTTTCTACCACCTAATCTGGAATGACGTTTGTTAGGCATCTGTGGGAGTGGATAAACCGATAAGGTGGTGGTGCAACAGGATGACTGCCACCCACCACTACCCCATTTGTAGCATTGCCTTGCCACACCAGTGCACGTGCAAATGGGAATCGGCATTGTTGTCTCATCAAAACTGATCTGGTCTATCAATCCAAGTTCTTGAGCATCCCACTCTGCTTTTGAACCATCTGTGGTTACATTCCTGTTCAAATCCTCCCCCACTTTCTTCTGTTTCTTAGATCTTGATAAACTGTTGCCACCACTGCCATTGCGAGATCGGGTCTCCTTTGTTATCTTTGACTTGTTAACAAGCTCAGCTGGAACAGCAGTTATCGGGAATGCTTCGGTTACATGAGGGTCCTGCCCATATAATGGCCGTGCGTTGAGGCGTTGATTGTTATGGGTTCGTTTAGATCCTCTGAGAAGGCTGTTCATGGTGGATTCTTGGAAACGGAGGGCTGCAATGGCATTATCTCTTTCCCTTATGGCATCATTTCTTTCAGCTATTGCTGCATCCCGCTGCTGGATTGCCAGATCTCGTTCCTGTATTGCTGCTTCTTTTTCCGAGATCGCCCGGTTCCGCTCTTCAATAGCTACACTTTTTTCAGATTTACTAGACCTCATCATGACATTTTGATCCTTCACTTGGCATTGAGAAGGCATAAGATTCCACTACAGGAAAATTAGGTATTAGAAGCAAATCACATTACTACCAttcaaagaaaactgaaacTCATCGGGGTTGATTACCTAATATACACATGCATAACAAAAGATTAATCTTGACCATGGTGGCAGTTTCAACTCACTTATCTCTTGATGGGTGAAGAATTACAATACTTGgcttaaatttttttgatagATTAGTTTGAATGGGTTGAAATTCGAAAGTCACCTACAGTGTATTTTGATGCACAAATCCTTCTAACTCCTAAATCATTACAGTCTGAGTGGGTTGAAACTCGAAGGTCGCCTACAATGTATTTTAATGCACATATCCTCCCTCGAGCTAAATCATTGCAGTCTGAATGGGTTGAAACTCGAAAATCAGCTATAGTGTATTTAAATTTAGAAAGGAAAATGAAATGCATGTCAAATTGGTTACCCATCATCATTGGGTGTCAAATGGCCAAAAATTTATTCACAAcatgtttataatttattaatttttcttaTAGACTTCCCTCACGAAGTCCACAGATATAATTTCCCATACTTGTTACAACATTTGTTCAGAGTtacttatttttaatatataatcaaagtGATTGATGATCCAGAGGCTAGAAAAATCGACCCAAACAAACAAATCCGAAATAACTCGACGCTAACAGTTTCAGTTCCAGATCAAATCTAGACTCAGTCAGGTCCAGAACCAAACTGCTTTTTTCCAgggaaaattttattttacaagTTTAAAACAATGTCCTTTTATTTTCATAGATATTTCAAATCATAAAACCCAAGATTTTTATTCTGTTTAGTTTAGGAACCTGACCAGTTAAAACTGGTCCGATTATTAATTCCATTATTTCTAGCTTTCTAGTCTCGGATCAGCTCGGCTTCCTTGTGATATTAAACAACCTGATAACTCCACGAAACTTCCTCCATTAAAGGGAATCGTTAAACAATAAGATTCCGACAAGCAAAGGTAATATAGATTGAGATATAAGTTTATTACCGGATTATGCCCTCCTTTGTAGAATTCAAATCTATTGCGCCCATTTTCACGCTGCCCACCATCTTCCATCCTGTTTCTTTTTGCAAGAGGAGAAATTGATTGAATCGGAAAGTAACGTACTCTATTCTGATTTAACAATATACAATCATCTTGGACTGCATCAGGGACACCAACAGTTGGATCCAAAATCAATCAGTTACAGTATATGTGAATTGATGAGGTAAAGTTGAGCAAACAAATTACAAAGATCACATTCAAACTTCACAGCATAGTACCACAATCATATCAACAAATTACTACATGCTTCTTCTTGTATTATACAACTCTTTCAATCATAAAATGTTAACTTGtaaaattaagtatatatattacaataaatagaaaataaaatacgTGCAGGTGTACATTTAATACAgtaacttttatcttttttaaccaAAAGGGATACAAATGAAAATTTGTACTCCGGGATACAATATCAGTTTTCATTGATTTCAGGCTTAAAGTGGAGATTAATCAATCACGTGATTTGCACCCGAGTATTAAGTAACGTATTCCAAAACATTGCTAACTTATAAGTTTTGAAGATTTATTTATACACAAGCAAATAAAAATAGAACACAGCTggttgaaagtaaaatgaacATGCATACTgagaaaaaaccaaaatttgCGATCAAACAGAGGATTCTTAGCTTCACACCTTTAATCACAAAACGCTGATAACAAGCAATGCTTTAAAAATGAATTACACATTCTTATCATCAGTTGAATTGTTACTGGAAATTGTACAGTGCATGTACAAAATGCCTGAAAAGCTGATAGGTATACAATACATCATTGAAGAGGATACACAATGCAAAATAAGTTTATACAAACACATGCATCTTATTATTCATAGTACACACTGTGACATAAAAATCTATTGTATTTGCAAGACTAGGAATAACCCAAAAAAACTagcatttattcatttaatGATCATAATTCAATTAGATTGATAAATAGTATATGGATCACTAGATCATCTAAGTAACAGATGCTAGATAAATGACCTTTAGGTTATTTAAACTCAAATCTCTTCCAATTGGACAGCTCTAGGAACTGAACCATATGattactaaaaataaagaaaaagccaataaactaaaattattaaaaactggcTTGCTTTAAAGAGGCATGCATCCTATTTGAGTGATCATCCTATTTGAATAACCAAATCAAGCATATTGCATACTATGTATTCTTTACTAatcttctttttatatactcgtAGTAAATTAGTAATAACTAATTATGGTCATAAAAGAGATGATACATTAGCTGATATGATTAAAATATACTGTAGATCATAAGATGATACGGTAATGAAATGGACATATGTGCATACCCTAAATACTTTTAAAACTTATGGTGTATCATATTGGAGTTACTAAAGGCTAAAGCTACCAATTGCGAATCTAAGTGCAAGGGACAATGTCACTGAACTTCTTAGTCATGCACCATTAATTGAACATTACCAGATTTCATATCCACTTTAGAATTTAGCATGTGGGGATATATTTAGCAAGAAAACAGAATGACTCATAAATTCCTTTAAAAGAGAACTACCCTTAGAGTCTGCCAACGAGTACCGAAAACGTAACCATCAATGTGTGCATTAGCCTTGTATGGGGCAATGACATGCTTTTTCAGTAATGTATGTTGCAAAAAAGCTATACTTTTGTTTGAAGTTATTAGATGAGCATTGAGTGCATTAACTATAGTACTATACATTCTCATCGCTGAACACCTGGATGACTTTAAAAGAGCTCAAACAAACTATACTCAAGAAGAGCCAAAGTTCTAACGAGTTTGACACTCTTTCTATACTGGCAATAGTTTATAGAGCTTTGCTAATAAGATGTGATGTAACGACTATCTCTCAAGTATGTTCATTAACTTTCTAATTCAGTTTGTTCATAAAAACGAGCGTgcataaaaaaaagaagttataatCCTTTAGCCAATATAACAAGGCCAACAACCATTCGTAAGTAGTCAGTTTGCATCATAGACAGAGAAAATCTATCTGCCATGAGTATGAAAACTCTAGATCCAAGACAAAACCCGAATCCTTATAAGTGCTAGGTTCTGTTTCGGTACCCGCCCTGCAGTACATATTATAATCTAATTCTTGTTTAacaaaataagaacagtttttctatttaaatggaaaaaaatacatattttctgATATGCAAcctaataaagaaaaaaggggCGTAAGACCATCTTTAACAAGAATGTGGTCGCCGGCCTTTACACTCCATCATGAGCCTTTAGCACGCCCCCTTACGGGCGCCGGCGTGTTGGATAAGTTTGGTGTCCACTGCATTGGCTTTTTGGTTGTgttaaattcttttatatatttattttccaACGACTAAAGGTGTGTCCTATGATGATGTGACACTAACAAACTGAGTTTTCTATGGTAATATGATTACAGGTAATATTCATTCAGTGTGTTGCCGACGTGAAACTAACAGACCGAGTTTTCAGTGTACTTGTTAAAGATTGTCTAAATAACGATATAACCGGATACATGCATTATatactatctatctatatctaataGATATATAAGAAGAGAGGGATCCACTGTGTCCTAAATCCTAACTAAggattcatatatatatcatatatatataaatacataatatatatatctatactatattataaagcagattcctttcagattttcaacattgaattgaaattttcaatattgattttaagtacatccctaAAATACTCCTATAATTTATTCTATATtaatctaaaataactataataccctttctctctctcttcaaatctcaaccaatcatcttttttctttctcctccataaatcatttcgtcctccaattcattcaaaatcttttatctcaaaaaccgtacgtcgataaattataaaaattgtatggatgttcttagaatttcatgctctttcattagagatgtcattcgatatactttcaacaaatttttaaatccgagggcggagcccgtacggctaaggcatttgactatcatactctatgacatatcaactcctataacctatcatactctatgacatatcaactcctataacctatcatactttatgacctaGATATCACCCCACcgtctcaccgccgcaacgcgcgggtacttgctctcgtatatgcACAAAGGGTAATCAATTTAAACAATATGTCTTAGAAAAACAATGCACAATATAACATAGTCTacatacaaaaatacaaaataaaatacagtaatcatatgattcatttacactaaaaaaataaaatttataaaaacttgtaaaatagatcaaaattcaaatttgataataaaaaaaaaagagtaaacaaatagaaaagaaataaaaacagTAAAAAGGAAAGAACTTACCATAACAGATAAGAGGTATTAAGAAGAAGGAAGCACGGTGAAAGTGTATATGTCGCCGCCAGGTGTTAAAgagaaaaagataagaaaaaaaaaatattttaaaatagaaaaagccctacttttttctaatttatttatgtgtttttgaATCAAACAACAATACTCACTCACTCACCAgagttttagagagagaaagagagatggGAAACAAACACCAGAAGCCAAGGCTTGAAAGCCAGGgcttttctttgtttctttgaatattATAATATCAtgcttaatatttttattttgtatccCCTATTTGTAGGGTAAATTGTGTAAAAAAACAATTAACATTTTTAATCTATATGTTTTCTTAACATTCGTAGGTTTGTACAAAAATCACCCCAAAACCTATAGCCTATAGGTAACagatttaaaaacaattaagaACTATAAGTGTTACAAATTAAGATTTAAATGGATTTACACCTATTAATTATCGTGTCTTCAGGCGAATTAGTAAAGGGTTTTTCCCATCGAGTATTTGAAATAGCCATTTTTACTGCGAGAGATATCTTTATCGCGGATCTCGTTAAGAGAACGTATGACCTCCCGGTCGAATAGCGACACGAAATtgcaagcgaaattcacctttcaaaaaaaatatctatatatatatctataatctctactacattataaagaaTTTTTTCCCTCCAATTTTTCAACTTTACATAAGTGAAAACCCCAAAATACCAcatcacttattcataatacccTCATTTTTTTCAACcgcacatttttttttctctcctctgAAATCTCTACCACTCATTATTCTATCTCCTCCAtaaatttctctaattcattcaaaatcttttatctcaaaaaccgtaaatcgataaattataaaaattatatgggtattcttaaaatttcatgttctttcattagagatgtcattcgatatactttcaacgaatttttagaTCCGAGAGTGGAAcccatacggctaaggcatttggctattacactcTAACATATCACAACCTATGATCTATCACaacttatgacctatcaccctaccatcttaccgccgcaacgcacgggtacttactctcttcctaataaagcaaatgtcactttttattctttaaactTTTCGGCCCTTGAATTACCAAatagggataactgcagaaaatagaaagcacctttcaatcaattcacgaaaatagcagtgacctttaaaagttttgttttttagaaatgaactttcatttattaccggaaatagcaacatttgacacgtggacaAGGTAACGTGGACATTTTTTGATTACGTGGCATTTTTAATGACGTGTCATTCTTTATAACacagaaaatagaaaggacctttcaaacaatttacgaaaatagcaatgacctttaaaagtttactttttagcAATGAACTTTAATTTATAGTCGGATTACTCCAACACCTCGTCGGTGTTGGATGTGGAGAtggttttttcttcaatttcttcaacTTACTTAGAAACAGTCGACAGTTTGTTCGAGTTCGAGAAAACCTCTGGACCTTCGCCATCTGGATCTATCTCATGTGCGGACAAACTCTTCTTAAACGAACCAAATCTGGCCTATGAAACTCTCGTCTCACCTGAACATCTGCAGGATCTCTCT includes the following:
- the LOC122585138 gene encoding protein BASIC PENTACYSTEINE4-like; translation: MEDGGQRENGRNRFEFYKGGHNPWNLMPSQCQVKDQNVMMRSSKSEKSVAIEERNRAISEKEAAIQERDLAIQQRDAAIAERNDAIRERDNAIAALRFQESTMNSLLRGSKRTHNNQRLNARPLYGQDPHVTEAFPITAVPAELVNKSKITKETRSRNGSGGNSLSRSKKQKKVGEDLNRNVTTDGSKAEWDAQELGLIDQISFDETTMPIPICTCTGVARQCYKWGSGGWQSSCCTTTLSVYPLPQMPNKRHSRLGGRKMSGSVFTRLLSRLASQGYDLSAPVDLRNYWAKHGTNRYITIK